In a genomic window of Comamonadaceae bacterium OTU4NAUVB1:
- a CDS encoding MarR family transcriptional regulator, translating into MPSPAPPRAAAPDFYRPESYAAEDSVGYLMRRVLNAMSQAVDGQLCKPDSPTYPQWLPLHKLHVGKAQTVAELARECMLDAGSMTRLLDRLEAKGLCRRVRSVTDRRVVNIELTDEGSAAAQQVPEVLCKVQNEFLAGFEADEWNQLKGYLRRILDNTQAYAAQAGKK; encoded by the coding sequence ATGCCATCGCCGGCGCCGCCACGCGCCGCCGCGCCCGACTTCTACCGGCCGGAGAGCTATGCCGCCGAGGACAGCGTGGGCTACCTCATGCGGCGGGTCCTCAACGCCATGAGCCAGGCGGTCGACGGCCAGCTGTGCAAGCCCGACTCGCCCACGTACCCGCAGTGGCTGCCGCTGCACAAGCTGCACGTCGGCAAGGCGCAGACCGTGGCCGAGCTGGCGCGCGAATGCATGCTCGACGCAGGGTCGATGACCCGTCTGCTCGACCGCCTGGAGGCCAAGGGGCTGTGCCGCCGGGTGCGATCGGTGACCGACCGGCGCGTGGTCAACATCGAACTGACCGATGAAGGCAGCGCGGCGGCCCAGCAGGTGCCCGAAGTGCTTTGCAAGGTGCAGAACGAGTTCCTCGCCGGTTTCGAGGCCGACGAATGGAACCAGCTCAAGGGCTATCTGCGTCGCATCCTCGACAACACGCAGGCCTACGCGGCCCAGGCAGGAAAGAAATGA